From a single Anaerolineales bacterium genomic region:
- a CDS encoding Ni/Fe hydrogenase subunit alpha — translation MTQRITIDPITRLEGHGKIEIFLDDQGNVANSYFQIPELRGFERFVVGRPIEEMPLLTNRICGVCPEAHHMAASKAADAVYKVDPPRTAKLLRELLYMAFYCTDHTTHFYALGGPDFVMGPDAPVAERNILGVIHKVGLEIGGKVIQMRKYGHTVVEMIGGRKVHPCSSIPGGVTKGITEEQRKEIEEMGKWAVEFAQFSLQLFNDIVLGNKAYVDLILGDVYTHRTYSMGLMDENNKVNFYDGNVRVVDPNGREFIKYAPHEYMNHIAEHIEPWTYLKFPYLKNIGWKGFEDGEDSGVYMATPLSRLNASDGMATPLAQEHYEKFYATLGGKPVHQRLATHWARLIELLYAAERWVELVTDPDITSPDVHAKPTEIPTEGIGIVEAPRGTLTHHYWTDERGIVTKANLIVGTTNNYAPIQMSTNKAARSLIKDGVVNEGLLNMVEMAFRAYDPCFGCATHSLPGQMPLEIKIFDADGNPLEVLRQFC, via the coding sequence ATGACCCAACGAATCACGATTGACCCCATTACCCGTCTCGAAGGACACGGCAAGATCGAAATATTCCTTGATGATCAGGGGAATGTTGCCAACTCCTATTTTCAGATTCCTGAACTGCGCGGCTTCGAGCGCTTTGTAGTGGGACGCCCCATCGAGGAGATGCCGCTGTTGACGAACCGCATCTGCGGCGTGTGCCCCGAGGCACATCACATGGCGGCATCCAAGGCAGCGGATGCGGTCTATAAGGTCGATCCGCCGCGCACAGCGAAGTTGTTGCGCGAACTGCTGTACATGGCGTTCTACTGCACTGACCACACGACCCACTTCTACGCGCTGGGCGGTCCCGATTTCGTGATGGGACCCGATGCGCCCGTCGCTGAACGCAACATCCTCGGCGTGATCCACAAGGTCGGGCTGGAGATCGGCGGGAAGGTCATCCAAATGCGGAAGTACGGTCATACCGTTGTTGAAATGATCGGCGGGCGCAAGGTGCATCCGTGCTCGTCCATTCCCGGCGGGGTCACAAAGGGCATCACGGAAGAACAGCGCAAAGAGATCGAAGAGATGGGCAAGTGGGCGGTGGAGTTCGCGCAGTTCAGCCTGCAACTCTTCAACGACATTGTGTTGGGCAACAAGGCGTACGTGGACTTGATCCTCGGCGACGTATACACGCATCGTACCTATTCGATGGGGCTGATGGATGAAAATAATAAGGTCAACTTCTACGACGGTAACGTGCGAGTCGTTGACCCGAACGGCAGGGAATTCATCAAATACGCGCCGCACGAATATATGAACCACATCGCCGAACACATCGAGCCATGGACCTATCTCAAGTTCCCATATCTCAAAAACATCGGCTGGAAGGGTTTCGAGGACGGCGAAGATTCGGGCGTGTACATGGCGACGCCGCTCTCGCGCCTCAACGCATCGGATGGCATGGCAACGCCGCTCGCGCAGGAACACTACGAAAAATTCTACGCAACGCTCGGCGGCAAGCCTGTGCATCAGCGTCTCGCCACACACTGGGCACGCCTGATCGAATTGCTCTACGCCGCAGAACGCTGGGTGGAACTGGTGACGGATCCCGATATCACTTCGCCGGATGTACATGCCAAACCGACCGAGATCCCGACCGAGGGCATTGGCATCGTCGAAGCGCCGCGCGGGACGCTCACGCATCATTACTGGACCGATGAGCGGGGGATCGTGACCAAAGCGAATCTCATTGTCGGCACGACCAACAACTACGCCCCAATCCAGATGTCCACGAACAAGGCGGCACGCAGCCTGATCAAGGATGGGGTCGTCAACGAAGGTTTGCTCAACATGGTGGAGATGGCGTTCCGCGCTTACGATCCATGCTTCGGGTGCGCCACACACTCCCTGCCGGGACAAATGCCATTGGAGATCAAAATATTTGACGCGGACGGGAATCCGCTTGAGGTGTTGAGGCAGTTTTGTTGA
- the hypB gene encoding hydrogenase nickel incorporation protein HypB gives MSTRIPIIEKIMSANDSIAENNRGILDRAGVFAINIMASPGAGKTSFILKTLDALNGRLKLGVIEGDLATSIDAEKAMAAGLPAVQINTGGECHLDAVMLADALPALPLQDLDLILVENVGNLVCPANFQIGTHLNVLIASIPEGDDKPYKYPGMYMGMQALIINKIDLLPYVPFNMEYFQQGVEILNPGVTVFPVSCKTGEGMDAWADWLVEKVSTNRSSEK, from the coding sequence ATGAGCACACGCATTCCGATTATCGAGAAGATCATGTCCGCCAATGACAGCATCGCGGAAAACAACCGCGGGATACTCGATCGGGCGGGTGTGTTCGCCATCAACATCATGGCGTCTCCGGGCGCGGGCAAAACCAGCTTCATTCTCAAGACGCTCGACGCATTGAACGGACGACTGAAACTCGGTGTGATCGAAGGCGATCTCGCCACATCCATCGATGCAGAAAAGGCAATGGCGGCTGGACTTCCCGCCGTGCAGATCAATACCGGCGGCGAATGTCACCTGGATGCAGTCATGCTGGCAGACGCCCTGCCCGCGCTTCCGCTTCAAGACCTGGACCTGATACTTGTTGAGAACGTCGGCAACCTGGTCTGCCCCGCTAATTTTCAGATCGGCACGCACCTGAACGTTCTGATCGCATCCATCCCCGAAGGCGACGATAAACCGTACAAATATCCCGGCATGTACATGGGTATGCAGGCGCTCATCATCAATAAGATCGACCTGCTGCCCTATGTGCCGTTCAACATGGAATACTTCCAGCAAGGTGTGGAGATTCTCAACCCCGGCGTGACCGTCTTTCCCGTATCGTGCAAGACCGGGGAAGGTATGGACGCCTGGGCAGACTGGCTGGTCGAAAAAGTGAGCACAAACAGAAGCAGCGAAAAATGA
- a CDS encoding hydrogenase maturation protease, with translation MKTIVVGLGNPILGDDGVGWKVIEEVKKQLTPDVPVDIQCLSLGGLGLMEHLIGYDRAILVDAFASNDQSGSILVLKLSDLPNYSAFHTASSHDTSLQNALELGRSMGAKLPDEVSIIGIVTRRVYDFSETLSPPVADAVPFAARVVIDLLKQVTNHKEEYQPQG, from the coding sequence ATGAAAACCATCGTGGTGGGGCTCGGCAATCCAATCCTTGGTGATGACGGTGTCGGCTGGAAGGTCATTGAAGAGGTCAAAAAACAGTTGACGCCCGATGTTCCGGTGGACATCCAATGCCTGTCATTGGGCGGACTGGGATTGATGGAGCATTTAATCGGTTATGACCGCGCGATCCTGGTGGATGCGTTTGCGTCGAATGACCAGTCCGGCTCCATCCTGGTTTTGAAGTTGAGCGATCTTCCAAACTATTCCGCGTTCCACACCGCCAGCTCGCATGACACATCCCTTCAGAATGCGCTCGAACTGGGCAGGTCGATGGGCGCGAAACTGCCTGATGAGGTGAGCATCATCGGGATCGTGACAAGGCGGGTGTATGATTTCAGTGAAACCCTTTCACCGCCCGTCGCGGATGCCGTCCCGTTCGCGGCAAGAGTTGTAATTGACCTGCTTAAACAAGTCACAAACCATAAAGAAGAATATCAGCCGCAAGGGTGA
- a CDS encoding hydrogenase iron-sulfur subunit has translation MTDQFEPTIIGFTCNWCSYRASDLAGTARMKYAPNVRLIRLMCSGRLDPTFVLRALSGGADGVMITGCHPGECHYIEQNYKALRRFLLLRRVLAGLGIEPERVKLVWASAAEGARFAAETTAFVEEIRKLGPLNWGKVSDELSEISEPVHEEVAA, from the coding sequence ATGACCGACCAATTCGAACCGACCATCATCGGCTTCACCTGCAACTGGTGCAGTTATCGCGCCTCGGATTTGGCGGGGACGGCGCGCATGAAGTATGCTCCGAACGTGCGGCTCATCCGCTTGATGTGTTCCGGACGCCTCGACCCGACCTTTGTCCTGCGTGCTCTTTCAGGCGGCGCAGACGGCGTGATGATCACAGGCTGTCATCCGGGTGAATGCCATTACATCGAGCAGAATTACAAGGCGCTGCGCCGTTTTCTCCTGCTCCGACGCGTGCTCGCGGGTTTGGGCATCGAACCTGAGCGGGTCAAGCTCGTGTGGGCAAGCGCTGCGGAGGGCGCGCGTTTCGCGGCAGAGACTACCGCTTTCGTGGAGGAGATTCGTAAACTCGGTCCGTTGAACTGGGGCAAAGTCAGTGACGAGTTATCAGAGATCAGTGAGCCAGTGCACGAGGAGGTGGCGGCATGA
- a CDS encoding AAC(3) family N-acetyltransferase, with translation MKKGLSTSKLQSELSDLGLSKRLVLVHASPVLDAPSLLDALLASTSGFITPTFTPKSLLPLEFHPARPQADVDSLAKVFHPAMPADEALGGFAELVRNHPQALRSVHPVLSFAGINANEVIQMQTAHEPYAPIATLAEQDGVVMLIGLDQRVNFSIHYGEKLAGRMQFIRWALTETGVVECPSFPGDSEGFNVIAPDIKSITRRADVDGVEIQAIPLKNLLSAVVNKIHENAYALLCGRADCERCEAVRWG, from the coding sequence ATGAAAAAGGGACTTTCCACCTCTAAACTCCAATCTGAGCTCTCCGACCTCGGCTTGAGCAAACGCCTTGTGCTGGTGCATGCATCCCCCGTCTTGGACGCGCCGTCCTTGCTGGATGCCCTGCTTGCCTCCACCAGCGGATTCATCACGCCGACGTTCACGCCCAAATCCCTGCTGCCGTTGGAGTTCCATCCCGCCCGTCCACAAGCGGATGTGGACTCGCTTGCAAAAGTGTTTCATCCAGCCATGCCCGCGGACGAGGCGTTGGGCGGTTTTGCCGAGCTTGTCCGTAACCATCCACAGGCGTTGCGGTCTGTCCACCCTGTTTTGTCGTTTGCAGGGATCAACGCCAATGAGGTCATTCAGATGCAGACAGCGCATGAGCCCTATGCGCCGATCGCAACCCTTGCGGAGCAGGATGGCGTGGTGATGCTGATCGGGTTGGACCAGCGCGTTAATTTCAGCATTCATTATGGGGAAAAACTTGCGGGACGGATGCAATTCATCCGCTGGGCGCTGACAGAGACTGGGGTGGTTGAATGCCCCAGCTTCCCCGGCGACTCGGAAGGCTTCAACGTCATTGCGCCCGATATCAAATCCATCACCCGCCGCGCAGACGTAGACGGCGTGGAGATTCAGGCAATTCCGCTCAAGAATCTATTGAGTGCTGTAGTAAATAAAATCCACGAAAACGCTTATGCATTACTGTGCGGCAGAGCCGATTGCGAGCGCTGTGAAGCAGTGCGGTGGGGGTAA
- the hypA gene encoding hydrogenase maturation nickel metallochaperone HypA codes for MHELSITQGILDIALTNAGARKIKKINLVIGQFSSIVDDSVQFYWDIISKDTLAEGSMLHFERIPGEMTCRACGHVFRPNGETFTCPSCSSISVRISKGNEFQVESIDVE; via the coding sequence ATGCACGAACTTTCGATTACACAGGGTATTCTCGATATTGCGTTGACGAACGCCGGCGCCAGAAAGATAAAAAAAATCAATCTGGTGATCGGGCAGTTTTCATCCATCGTGGATGACTCAGTCCAGTTCTATTGGGACATCATCTCAAAAGATACGCTTGCGGAAGGTTCGATGCTTCACTTCGAACGCATCCCCGGCGAAATGACCTGCCGTGCCTGCGGGCATGTCTTCCGTCCGAACGGCGAGACGTTCACCTGTCCATCTTGTTCCAGCATCTCTGTACGCATCAGCAAAGGCAATGAGTTTCAAGTGGAAAGCATTGATGTTGAATAA
- a CDS encoding CoB--CoM heterodisulfide reductase iron-sulfur subunit B family protein, whose amino-acid sequence MNKYLLYPGCSMESSAKAYMESMNTILEPLDLHFEEIDDWNCCGATEYLGINLIPAYSLIARNLALASKQKNGTRTVVAPCSACYLNLAKADHYMDERPALGEKVNEALAAGGLHYVPGTLDVRHLIDILVYDVGLEKIRNAVVRPLTGLKVVPYMGCMLPRPDYQHRWSDHEHPTELDDLLRALGADVIDYPLTTSCCGGHMTQIGPETAFELIRRLVADADERGAQMMVTVCPMCQMNVDAYQNEMNNFFSTDYHMPILFFTQLMGLAFGREPKELGIGAELVNSRNALAHIGVEVPVTQEPAAPRKKDEGLPMPRRWTKHEDRKEAVK is encoded by the coding sequence ATGAACAAATATCTTTTGTACCCGGGTTGTTCGATGGAATCCAGCGCAAAGGCATACATGGAGTCCATGAACACGATCCTTGAGCCGCTGGATCTGCACTTTGAAGAGATCGATGATTGGAATTGCTGTGGCGCGACGGAGTATCTCGGCATCAACCTGATCCCTGCGTACTCATTGATCGCTCGCAATCTGGCGCTGGCGTCAAAGCAGAAAAACGGCACGCGGACGGTCGTTGCTCCCTGCTCGGCTTGCTATCTCAACCTTGCGAAGGCGGATCATTATATGGATGAGCGTCCGGCGCTGGGCGAGAAGGTCAACGAGGCGCTCGCGGCGGGCGGACTTCACTATGTTCCCGGAACGCTGGATGTGCGTCACCTGATCGATATTCTGGTCTATGACGTGGGGCTGGAGAAAATACGGAATGCCGTCGTGCGCCCGTTGACGGGGCTCAAGGTCGTGCCGTACATGGGTTGCATGTTACCGCGACCCGATTACCAGCATCGCTGGTCGGACCATGAGCATCCCACCGAATTGGATGACCTGCTGCGCGCGCTGGGCGCGGACGTGATCGATTATCCACTCACGACCAGTTGTTGCGGCGGACATATGACTCAGATTGGACCTGAAACTGCCTTCGAATTAATTCGTCGACTCGTGGCTGATGCAGACGAACGCGGCGCACAGATGATGGTCACGGTCTGCCCGATGTGCCAGATGAACGTAGATGCTTATCAAAATGAAATGAACAATTTCTTCAGCACGGATTATCACATGCCGATTCTGTTCTTCACGCAGTTGATGGGGCTGGCGTTCGGGCGCGAGCCGAAGGAACTGGGCATCGGCGCGGAACTGGTCAACTCGCGCAATGCGTTGGCACACATCGGCGTGGAAGTGCCTGTCACGCAGGAGCCCGCCGCGCCAAGAAAAAAGGATGAGGGGCTGCCGATGCCGCGTCGCTGGACCAAGCATGAGGACAGGAAGGAGGCGGTGAAATGA
- a CDS encoding F420-nonreducing hydrogenase, protein MTVNGNKPKFAMYWAASCGGCEIAVLNIHEKILDVDANFDVVFWPVAMDAKYKDVEAMEDGSILLTLFNGGIRNDENEHIAKLLRRKSKILVAFGSCASEGCIPGLANLSPVGEIVHTAFNTITTDNPNEIYPRVSFDVPEGELRIPKIEKVLRPLDLVVDVDYYMPGCPPESHQIAAVVDLVIKVVKGEAELPPKGSVIGAGDSTVCDECPRARNVKIIKEFKRIQDIAPVDPTLCLLEQGIPCNGPATRSGCNARCPGVGAQCIGCYGPAEGVMDYGARLITAFSSVIDATEPEEIDRILDGIPDPTGQVYRFNLAGSLLKANREAWKVK, encoded by the coding sequence ATGACTGTTAACGGCAATAAACCCAAATTCGCCATGTATTGGGCGGCATCCTGTGGCGGATGCGAGATCGCCGTATTGAACATCCACGAGAAGATTTTGGACGTGGATGCCAACTTTGATGTTGTCTTCTGGCCCGTGGCGATGGACGCGAAATACAAAGATGTCGAAGCAATGGAAGACGGCTCGATCCTGCTCACGCTCTTCAACGGCGGAATCCGCAACGATGAGAATGAGCACATCGCCAAATTGCTGCGTCGGAAATCGAAGATTCTAGTCGCCTTTGGCTCCTGCGCCAGTGAAGGCTGCATCCCCGGGCTGGCAAACCTCAGTCCGGTAGGCGAGATCGTCCACACGGCGTTCAATACCATCACGACAGATAATCCGAACGAGATTTATCCGCGCGTATCGTTCGATGTGCCCGAGGGCGAACTGCGTATTCCCAAGATCGAAAAAGTCCTGCGTCCGCTCGACCTTGTTGTGGATGTGGATTACTACATGCCGGGCTGTCCGCCGGAGTCGCATCAGATCGCAGCGGTGGTGGATCTGGTCATTAAAGTGGTCAAAGGGGAGGCAGAACTCCCGCCGAAGGGATCCGTTATCGGCGCGGGTGATTCGACGGTCTGTGACGAATGTCCGCGTGCGCGCAATGTCAAAATCATCAAGGAATTCAAACGCATTCAGGACATCGCGCCGGTTGACCCGACCCTGTGCCTACTCGAACAGGGAATTCCCTGTAATGGTCCCGCCACGCGCAGTGGATGCAATGCCCGCTGTCCGGGTGTGGGAGCGCAATGCATCGGCTGTTACGGTCCCGCCGAGGGTGTGATGGATTACGGCGCGCGCCTCATCACGGCGTTCTCGTCCGTGATCGATGCAACCGAGCCCGAGGAAATAGACCGCATTCTGGACGGCATCCCCGACCCGACCGGGCAGGTGTACCGTTTCAACCTGGCAGGATCCCTGCTCAAGGCGAATAGGGAAGCCTGGAAGGTGAAATAA
- a CDS encoding CoB--CoM heterodisulfide reductase iron-sulfur subunit A family protein — MTEKIGVYVCHCGSNIAGVVDVEDVAKWAAEKLGRQGVIVARDYKFMCSSLGQELIEKDIKELGLTRVVVAACSPHLHEKTFRIAAQNAGLNPYLVELASIREQVSWVHTDKAVATAKSKAVVSGAVSRVIENTPLEEIKVPINPNTLVVGGGIAGIQSALEIANAGFHVYLVEREPSIGGHMAQFDKTFPTLDCSACILTPRMVEAGTHPNITLLTWSEVVNVAGYVGNFNVTIKKKARFINEELCTGCGICQEKCPKKVIDDVYEAGLGYRKAVYTPFAQAVPNYPVMDKENCTYFEKGTCKACEKFCPTNAIDFNQQDQLLNVEVGNIILATGYDLFDARRVSNYGYGRLPNVFTSLEFERLSNAAGPTTGNIVLRDGKTVPKSVGIIHCVGSRDRNFNNYCSVICCMQGLKFAHLVHERTGATVYNFYIDMRTAYKAYDEFYQRVLEEGTLFVRGKVAEVTDAARYSNEKGKLIIQTEDTLAGKQRRIPVDMVILSSGLQPRHDAKEVGKMFGISCSTDGWFTEKHPKLDPVATMTEGIYIVGCAQGPKDIPSSVAQGAAASARVLDKILQKEVALEPVKATVNKEMCSGCRICNGLCPFNAIAFLADDNVSEINPALCQGCGTCVAACPAGAISGTGFSNEQIIAQIDGLLMRNLEPVEA; from the coding sequence ATGACAGAGAAAATCGGTGTCTATGTCTGTCACTGCGGGTCGAATATTGCGGGTGTGGTGGATGTCGAGGATGTTGCCAAGTGGGCGGCGGAGAAGCTCGGTCGTCAGGGCGTGATCGTGGCGCGTGATTACAAGTTCATGTGCTCCAGCCTTGGGCAGGAGTTGATCGAGAAAGACATCAAAGAACTTGGTTTGACGCGCGTTGTGGTGGCGGCATGCTCGCCTCATTTGCACGAGAAGACTTTCCGCATTGCGGCGCAGAACGCGGGCTTGAATCCGTACTTGGTGGAACTCGCTTCGATCCGCGAGCAGGTCTCGTGGGTACATACGGACAAAGCCGTCGCCACGGCGAAATCAAAGGCGGTGGTATCAGGCGCGGTGTCGAGGGTAATCGAGAATACCCCGCTGGAGGAGATCAAAGTCCCGATCAATCCGAACACGCTGGTGGTGGGCGGAGGGATTGCGGGCATTCAATCCGCTTTGGAGATTGCGAACGCGGGCTTCCATGTGTATCTGGTTGAACGCGAGCCGTCCATCGGCGGACACATGGCGCAGTTCGACAAGACCTTCCCGACGCTGGATTGTTCAGCTTGTATTCTCACGCCGCGCATGGTGGAAGCGGGGACGCATCCGAACATCACGTTGCTGACGTGGAGCGAAGTGGTGAACGTGGCGGGATATGTCGGCAATTTCAACGTGACGATTAAAAAGAAGGCGCGATTTATCAACGAAGAACTTTGCACGGGCTGCGGCATCTGCCAGGAGAAATGCCCGAAGAAGGTCATTGACGATGTGTACGAAGCGGGGCTGGGATACCGCAAGGCGGTCTATACACCGTTCGCGCAAGCCGTGCCGAACTATCCCGTGATGGACAAGGAAAACTGCACCTATTTCGAAAAAGGGACCTGCAAGGCGTGCGAGAAATTCTGTCCGACCAACGCGATCGATTTCAACCAGCAGGATCAGTTGTTGAATGTCGAAGTCGGCAACATCATCCTTGCCACAGGCTATGACCTATTCGATGCGCGGCGCGTGAGTAACTACGGCTATGGACGACTGCCGAATGTGTTCACGAGTTTGGAATTCGAGCGATTGTCCAACGCGGCGGGACCAACTACTGGAAATATCGTTTTGCGCGATGGCAAGACAGTCCCGAAATCGGTTGGCATCATCCATTGCGTTGGCTCACGCGACCGAAACTTCAACAACTACTGCTCGGTCATCTGCTGTATGCAGGGTCTGAAATTTGCACATCTCGTGCATGAACGCACGGGCGCGACGGTCTACAACTTCTACATTGACATGCGTACCGCGTACAAAGCATACGACGAGTTCTATCAACGTGTGCTGGAGGAAGGGACGCTCTTCGTGCGCGGCAAAGTGGCGGAGGTCACGGATGCGGCGCGCTATTCCAACGAAAAGGGAAAACTGATCATCCAGACCGAAGACACGCTGGCTGGCAAGCAGAGACGCATCCCTGTGGATATGGTCATCCTATCCAGCGGATTACAGCCGCGTCACGATGCCAAGGAAGTTGGCAAGATGTTCGGCATCTCGTGCTCCACTGATGGCTGGTTCACGGAGAAACATCCCAAACTCGACCCCGTCGCCACGATGACCGAAGGCATTTACATCGTCGGCTGTGCGCAGGGACCGAAGGACATCCCGTCCAGTGTGGCGCAGGGCGCGGCGGCATCCGCCCGTGTGCTGGATAAAATTTTACAGAAGGAAGTCGCGCTCGAACCGGTCAAGGCAACCGTGAACAAAGAAATGTGCTCGGGTTGCCGCATCTGCAACGGACTGTGTCCATTCAACGCCATCGCATTCCTCGCCGATGACAACGTCTCCGAGATCAACCCCGCGCTCTGTCAGGGTTGCGGCACGTGCGTGGCGGCTTGTCCTGCGGGCGCGATCAGCGGCACGGGCTTCAGCAACGAGCAGATCATCGCGCAGATCGACGGGCTGTTGATGCGCAATCTCGAACCAGTGGAAGCGTAA
- a CDS encoding alpha/beta fold hydrolase, whose amino-acid sequence MNLETITHIPEKQARKTPLLFVHGMWHGAWCWDEFFLPYFAEHGWHVTALSLRGHSGSEGNIRGNKIMDYVHDVEQAAGQFEAPPVLIGHSMGGFVTQKYLERNPAPAGALLASVPPYGLWNSLVQVLKYDARILLRAIAQWRLYPAVETPEVARWALFSEDISEEQLMKYYPKMEDESFRVLIDLLGLNLAHPKKVTTPLLVLGGESDTVIPPVDVRKTARAYDTEAEIFPNMAHDMMLEKGWKDVADRIMGWLQDRGM is encoded by the coding sequence ATGAATCTCGAAACCATCACCCATATTCCAGAAAAGCAAGCTCGCAAAACGCCGCTGCTCTTCGTACATGGGATGTGGCATGGCGCGTGGTGCTGGGATGAGTTCTTCCTGCCATATTTTGCGGAGCATGGCTGGCACGTCACCGCCCTGAGCCTGCGCGGACACTCGGGCAGTGAAGGCAATATCCGCGGGAACAAGATCATGGATTATGTCCATGATGTGGAGCAGGCAGCGGGTCAGTTCGAAGCGCCGCCCGTGTTGATCGGTCACTCGATGGGCGGATTCGTCACGCAGAAATATCTCGAACGAAATCCCGCGCCCGCCGGGGCTCTGCTGGCATCTGTCCCGCCGTATGGGTTGTGGAACTCGCTCGTGCAGGTGCTCAAATATGATGCGCGTATTTTGTTGCGAGCCATCGCGCAGTGGCGCTTGTATCCCGCCGTGGAAACGCCCGAGGTTGCGCGTTGGGCGCTGTTCTCGGAAGATATATCCGAAGAACAGTTGATGAAATATTACCCAAAGATGGAGGATGAATCCTTCCGCGTCCTCATTGACCTGCTGGGTTTGAATCTTGCGCATCCCAAAAAGGTAACAACGCCGCTTCTGGTGCTCGGCGGGGAAAGTGACACAGTCATCCCGCCGGTGGATGTGCGCAAGACCGCGCGGGCATACGATACCGAGGCAGAGATCTTCCCGAACATGGCGCACGATATGATGCTCGAAAAAGGGTGGAAGGATGTGGCGGATCGAATTATGGGTTGGTTGCAAGATAGGGGAATGTAG
- a CDS encoding 4Fe-4S dicluster domain-containing protein, producing the protein MTDERVRAGLTHEEDLSLLHEVSMKTAGVSRLEMCIQCGTCGGSCPAAQDMDHTPRMLFAMLRAGMREEVLRSNTQWICVSCYHCVVRCPQEVHIADVMYTLKGMAIKEKLYENSTAPDFSQTFVDMVETYGRSFEMGLASRHYLKHFPLRLPGMMPMGLGMIIKGRMALIPKKIKQMDQLTKILDHAKQLEMTS; encoded by the coding sequence ATGACAGATGAACGGGTCCGCGCGGGATTAACCCACGAGGAAGACCTTTCCCTATTGCATGAAGTCAGTATGAAGACTGCGGGAGTTTCGCGGCTGGAGATGTGCATCCAGTGCGGGACGTGCGGCGGGTCCTGTCCCGCGGCACAGGACATGGATCATACGCCGCGCATGTTGTTTGCCATGCTGAGGGCGGGGATGCGCGAGGAGGTGCTGCGGAGCAACACGCAATGGATCTGCGTCTCGTGCTATCACTGCGTGGTGCGCTGTCCGCAGGAGGTGCACATTGCGGATGTGATGTACACGCTCAAGGGCATGGCGATCAAGGAGAAGTTGTACGAAAACTCCACCGCGCCGGATTTTTCGCAGACCTTCGTGGATATGGTCGAGACCTACGGACGCAGTTTTGAAATGGGACTGGCTTCGCGTCATTACCTGAAACACTTTCCACTCAGACTGCCGGGCATGATGCCGATGGGGTTGGGAATGATCATAAAGGGACGCATGGCGCTGATACCAAAAAAGATCAAGCAAATGGATCAATTAACGAAGATATTGGACCACGCCAAGCAGTTGGAGATGACCTCATGA